A region of the Pseudoprevotella muciniphila genome:
TTCTGGAAGAGTCGTTCCATGGTGCTGTGCGCCTTTTCTGAGTAGAGTTGCTTGGCAAGTTGCTGTGTGATGGTACTGCCACCACCTGCACTTTCCTGTCCGAAGAATCCACGCTTGATTACGGCGCGGCCCACTGAGCGCGCGTCCACTCCGCTGTGTTCCATGAAGCGTTCGTCTTCAGTAGATACGAGTGCGTCGATGACATGATGCGAGATGCTGTCGTACGACACGAAAATGCGGTTGTTGCCTTCCGACCATGTGCCCATCAGTGTGCCATCCGAAGCATATACACGGCTTGCGAACTGGTTGATAGGGCTTTGTATTTCTTTGATGTCGGGCATATAGCCAATCCATCCTTTGTCCATGCCATAGATAATAAATCCGCCCAGCAGGACAAATATGATGAAAATCACCCAAAGAAATCCTACAATTTTCTTCTCCATTGCAATGAGTTATTGTTTAATGCGCGAAGATACGCAAAAAAAACAAAAAAAAATCGTTATTGCTCAATATTTACTTTAAGTATTCTCACGCCGAGTCGTTTTTGCCGTTGCAGATATTGCTGCAAAGTCGCGGGGTCTTCCACCACCTTCTTTGCTAATGAAGAGGCATTGAGGAGGTGCATTTTTCCGTCCTTTCCCCATGCCACGAATCCGAGATGGCTGATGTCGATACCACCCGACATTTTCACTATGCCCACCACATCGCCGTCGTTCACCATCGTGAGTCTGGAATGCGGCAGACCGGTGTTCGCCGTAGGCAGGAAGTAGCCGTCCGGCCCGTTCTGTTCCTTCTCCATTCTCGTTATTTCGGGCAGGAACTCCGGGTTGGCCTTGATGATGCGATAGGCATCGGGGTGCTTGGTCATATAGTCGTTTGCCACAACCATTTTTCCTGTGAAATAGGTGGCGTCCTGCACGTCTGTCAATATGCCTTTTTCGATATTGTCGTGCATCCACCATGTCCAGTAGTGCAGGCGTGAAAGGTAGCCTTTGCGCTCCCCTCCCCTATACCTTATTTTTTCGAGGTTCCGGCAGTAGTCGGTGAAGCGTGTTTTTCCTTCCTGCTTCGTCATGACGAGGGCGAGGACCGTCTCAACGTAGGTGGTGCAGTCGAGCCCACGGAGATTGACGACGAGGTATTCCGGGTCGTGTATTTCAAGGGTATGCGCCACGTATGGCTTTCCGATGAATTGTCTGGCATAAAAAAGCACGGGGTTGCCGACGGGTGTCTGCCGGAGCATTTTTTCCACAAGAATGGAGTCCTCCTTTTGATACACCACTTCACTGAGAAACTGCTTGTCGTCCTGTGTAGCATCAGACATATCCTGTGTGCCATTCTGCGCATTTGATGTGCAGGAGGCGAGCACAAAGAGTGCCACAAATAACTTTTTCATTTCCTTTTTTTCCTTTTACAAGTGCAAAATTACGAAAGAATATGGATATTCGTGGCAAATGGTTGTTTTTTTGAGTCAGCGGATAATTCCAGATGATGATAGTAAGGTTTCAGATAGTTCCCGCCACAAAAGTCCCGGAGGGACGTAACAGCATAGGCAGGGGTGAAAGGAGCGAAGCGACTGAAACCCCTGTTATGTGCATTAGAGTTCCGTGAGCCCAGTATGGGCGGCACAGAAAATAGTTATCATCACGTGCATATTTCTGTATCGCTCCGCTGGAGCTCCAAATGACAATTTCAACATAACAGGGGTTTCATTCACTACGCTTCGCTCCGTTCATTCCACCCCTGCCTATGCTGTATCGCTCCGCTGGAGCTTATTCGTCGCAAACTGGCTTTATTCGCTGAGCCGTTTTTTGTACTCACTGGCACACAAAATATCACAAAGAGGTACGACTTGTTTGCCGTACCTCTTTGTAGTATTGTTTTACTTTTCTTTAGCGATGTTGCCTACTGCCAGTCGAACTTGCCCCAATATCCTTCTTTTGTTCCTTCATCCTCTTCGAAGTCTGCTTTAGGGGAGAGGGTGCCGAAAGAGATTGTTTCCGGTCCGTCGTCTTCGCCGCAGAAATCGCTAAAGCTGATAGATTTGTATTCCGGTTTTATGTAGGTTTTCTTCATGTCTTGAGATTTTAGCTTTTTTCTTTTATTTGGCTATAAGTTTGGCGATTGGGATGGCGGCAGGCATTTTGCTTTGCCGCCATCCTTGTTCGCTTCAATTATCTGAAATAAATTTTTCTTTGGTTTTGGATGTAGATATGTCCCTTAATCGGGTTGGTTACCCTACGTCCCTGCAAATCGTACAACGGAGCATTCTTATCGTATTCACCGATTGTAACATTGCCTTCTGCGTCGATAGTGCCGATGTTGGTAATGTTGCCAAACTCGTCTTCAAGTTCGAGCGCAATCGTAAAGTCTTTACTTCCATAGAAGTCTTCACTGTTAGGGATATAGGGCTTGTTCTTAGGCAGGAACACATGGTCTTCATCCAATTTCGTGTAGTTGCTGTTCGTGTATCCCTCAGAGCCAATCAGGCAGCAGCGTACGATGTCTTCATCGTTGACGTAGTCGATGACGAAGCCGCTGTTTTTGGTCAACTTGAAGCCTGGCTTGCCTTCAATGGTATCCTTCTCTACATTACTATCCGGCGAAACGAGGAGACTGTTGTATTTCGTTGTTGCCTTACATGGCAGTAAAGGGAATTTCACGTCTTTCGGTCCACGGAAGAGGATACCCGTTCCGGCAGTAATGAACGGACGGTCATTCGAGGCTGCTTCCGGCACAATCTTTTGTCCACGTATCACTTCGTGATGACGCCATGTCATACGCCATGCTGAGAGACCGTGTCTATATGGCCATGTGAAGTCCTTATCGGGATCTACGGCAGATGAATAAACCAACTGCGTGGAGCTGTGTGCTGTTTCGGGCAGTGCGAGGTGAATCGTGTCGAGCGCGAAGCCTTTTATCATCCAGCGTGCATTGCGTTCTGAGTCACCGAGGTCGTAGTCTGTTGTGAAGACACCATTTCCTGTACTGCTGAGGAGGTAGCCTTTTGAGCTGCCCGTTATTTCTGCTCCTTCAGGCTTGATGACGAACTCTGCCCAGTTGTGCATCCTTCTCATGTCATTCACGAAGTCGATGTTCGTTCCGATGCCAGAGTCATCGCCGTATGAAGAACGCTGGTCATAGTCTTCCGGCTCAAGAGAGATTGAACCGTCAGACCCTATTTTCAGGTTCGCACTGCGATAGATGTTGTGCAATTTGTAGTACTTGTTGTTTACACTACTGTTGTCTGCAATTGCCTTATCACCTACTTCGATGAATTTCCAGAGTACGCCGGGTGTGGTTGCTTCCTCAGCATCCGACACATCTGTGAGGGTAAGAGGACCATCATTGTTGTCGCCTTTGACAGCGAGCCAACGTCCGGTTTTCTCGTTTCTTAATTTATATCCCAACCTTACGTCGTACTTCACACCATACTGATAGAGGTTTTCAAGGAAGATGTCGTACATTGCCAACGAGTCGTCTTTTGCCTGTTGCAAAGCCACTTTGTATTCAGACAATGTCGTGTAATCTTCAGGATTCACCGGACCGATAGTCTTGAGGTTCGCTTGAAGCAGGTTGTAGTTCAGTTCCACACTGTCCGCATGTGTGTGCATGCCAAGATAGCCTATGTGATCGTGGAAGAACTCTTTGTTGAATGCACGGGCGTAAATCGCTGTCAGGTCAGGGAATGTCATGGTGCGTGCAAAGTAGGAACCACCGTTGTGATAGATGGAAGGTTCGTAAGATGCAGCCTGATTGGTTTGACCATTTGTCCATTCCTCTGTACCGAGTACGTTTTTGATATACGCACCATTTGGTTGGTAGCGGGCGTGCCAATAGCAATTCCATCCAACTGTATTGTTATTTGGTGGAGGATTATAAGCGTCGAAACTGAAGGTGGTATATCTATCGACCAGCATATAATAACCACTTTGTGAGTGCTGCGTTACCTGGATGAGATGCTTGGAATAGAGTTTCTCTTGTTCAGTATTGTCGTTTGGTAACCACTTGATATTTCTCTCGCCTGCGGTGCAGATGTGGTCTGCGTTCTTACTACCCATGTATCTACCGGCACCTTCAGCCTTGTTGTAAACGAGGTAACCGTTGATGCTGTCGCCGACGAAACAGAAGAGGAATCTGTCGCAGAACGGCGTATTGACATCTGCCATACTGACGTAGCGGAAGAAGTTCTGACTCATAATGTATGGGTTTTCTTTCTTTCCGTCACACGCTCTGACGGTTATGGCATACCAACGTGTGTTTTCGGCGAATGTCCAGTCCCCATCATCGTTCTGGTATGGAGGATTAGAACCTATGATAGGATAGTCGTTGAGTTCATAGCCGGTATATCGAATAATCCTGTCGCTGTGCTTGGTTTCGGTAATACCATTTTCATAGTGGTAGCCAATGAGTTCCGGACGATGGAACGTGATGTGCGAATAGGACTGACTCATGGGATTGTAGGGCAACCAAAGGTTTTTCGGCAGTTCGTAGCCCTGAATAGAGTCGCGGCTGTCGCCTGGTGCATAATCAGTGTTCTTGTAGCCAAGACCGTAGCACTTAAAACCATAGGCACTGATAATACCTTGTTCGTATGCATCTTCGCGTCTGATTTTTCTCACAGGAGTGAAGGTGAAGTATGAACCGGGATCAGTTGCATTATTATGGAATCCCATGTTATAATCAATACCTCCATGATTGGAGAAGTACCAATTGGTTGGTGTGGCAATAGTATCGTTTGCTGCAACCAAGTTGTATGCGTTTGCCACCCCACTTACTGCGACAGGTATGATAGCCCAAAGGGTTGCATTTTCGCGATTTGAAACGGTGTCTGTAACCTGTTTCTTGCCTTCTTCAAATCTTTCAGCTTTCCAATACTTGCCATTGATGTTCTTAATCCATGCTCCTCCAATGCCGTTAGGTTCCAAGAACCAAACCTGTGTGGAGTCGTTTCGGTACTGCACGTTTTGTTCAATGTCGCTCAACCAATAATAGTTGCGATAATGTTTCAAACCCTGTGGGTTTATGTAGTACTGTTCACGGTCGGAGAGACTATAGCCTGCTCCACCATTCATGGTCAGTGTGACAGGACCTCCTGATTCTTCAGCACGTCCCGGCATTTCGATGCGGTAAGTGCTGTTGTTGAGTTCCGAGTTGAACACATCATAGACTGGGCTGATGGGTATGAGGCTGAAATTCGCTCCTATACCCGGATTTTTGGTAAAACCGATATGCTTTGACATACCACCTGGGCTGGCGAGATAGCTGGTTGAGTTGTTCACCGTGGTTTTGAATCTATAGACATATTCGTCTTGATTGCCGTTGAGCCTTTCGAAAGCGAACTTCAGGGCATCATCAACCTCAAGCACCTGATAGAACTTGACAGGAGAGTTCGGAACGCTCGGATTTCCGTTCCCATCTTTCCAGAAACAAGGCACAGTTGCATCGCCGTTTTTCTTGTCGAAATAAGTGAATGTAGTAGGATCCGCAGGATCTATGTATGTTTTCAGCCTGAAAATGCTGTCGTTCATGTGCTCAATGACGATGGGTGCAGCCTCGCTGATGTCTGTCGTTACGGTAACATCACCAGTCGTTGTGCTTGTTGGTTTCTTGATGTAGGCAGGTGTGTTGCCTGCTGTTGAGGTACGCATCAAGTAGAACGAGGAGTCTGTTGCCGTAACCAGAGTGTAGTAATTATCTGCAGACAAAGTTGAGGTTGCTGCGTTGTCACCGTTGAAATACCAATCGTTCCGGTTCCAACGGAGGGCAAATGTGCTTCCTGCAACAAGTCTGGCGGGAGATTTTACTGTCTGGATTTTTACAGAAGCGGAAGGATTGCTTAAAGAAGTAGACAAACTGCTTACGATTGCCTCTGCAAAGGTGTTGCCTGTAGCATCTTCCTTGTTGCTCAGATAACCTACTTCGTTTGCAGTATAGAACATTATGCTGTCGTTGTCACTCTTTTCTACATACCAGTGTTGCTTTCCGTTAGCAATGAAAGCATTGGACCCCATCGTTTCATCCGACTTGTGTACCTGTGTGAGGTAGTAGTTCCCATGTCCGGTGAACTGGATACGGTAGAGCTTGTTGCTCTCCACTAAATCGCCATTTACGTCGAAGAGGTCGTCAATGGCGTATGGTGAAGTGTTTTGTCTCTTTTGGATGATGATAGTGGCATCACCCGACAGATTCGCAATGGCGCTCGAAAGGTTTTCTGCCTGAATTTTGGTACTGCCTATGAAGTATCTGTATTGTGCGTCATTGTAAGCGATTGCGCTTTCTCCGGCAGCAGCCGTGATGTTAAGGCTAGAGATGCCCTTGCCTTGTTCCACATACACACCGCGCATGGCAGTCTTGTCAAATGTTAAACCATTGTATGTGATGGACGGATTAGCGTATTCATTTCCGTTTTCATCTTTCACGATGAATGAAAGTTTGTTAGCAGGTACGAACTGTATCTTTTCGCCCACGTCTGTGGTAACAACTTGAGTGTTGAGACCGGCTGTGTTCGCACTGTTCACTACATCGGAAGTGTATTGGTAGATGCTTCCGGTGGAATTGGAAGTTGTGAGGTGATATCTGCGGAGTATGTTGTCGCAGGGCCATGCCGAGAACGGTGTGGCATTTGCGAGTGTTGCATCGAAAGCGAAGGATGTGCCGTAGCCTATGCCCGAAGTGGGATAGTTGTTCACTTTCAAGTAGGTGTCATCGCTGCTGCGGAGCACGATGGTCTGGAGACTACCGTAGGGGCGCCATACCTGTGTGGAGTCGCCGTTC
Encoded here:
- a CDS encoding N-acetylmuramoyl-L-alanine amidase-like domain-containing protein, producing MKKLFVALFVLASCTSNAQNGTQDMSDATQDDKQFLSEVVYQKEDSILVEKMLRQTPVGNPVLFYARQFIGKPYVAHTLEIHDPEYLVVNLRGLDCTTYVETVLALVMTKQEGKTRFTDYCRNLEKIRYRGGERKGYLSRLHYWTWWMHDNIEKGILTDVQDATYFTGKMVVANDYMTKHPDAYRIIKANPEFLPEITRMEKEQNGPDGYFLPTANTGLPHSRLTMVNDGDVVGIVKMSGGIDISHLGFVAWGKDGKMHLLNASSLAKKVVEDPATLQQYLQRQKRLGVRILKVNIEQ